Proteins encoded within one genomic window of Erinaceus europaeus chromosome 13, mEriEur2.1, whole genome shotgun sequence:
- the C13H1orf232 gene encoding uncharacterized protein C1orf232 homolog — MNQAFWKTYKSKVLQTLSGESEEDLTEERESPAFVESETAEPSEEAFNPMSQLARRVQGVGVKGWLTMSSLFNKEDEDKLLPPEPCADHPLAAPPSPQAAEAEARGPGFWDAFASRWQQQQVAAASMLRGAEAARERDPEPGDESAEEAAEHPEPREADPAAGFTWGFLTHKLAEMKVKAAPKGD; from the exons ATGAACCAGGCCTTCTGGAAAACCTACAAATCCAAAGTGCTACAGACCCTGAGTGGGGAATCTGAGGAAGACCTGACAGAGGAG AGGGAGAGCCCAGCATTTGTGGAATCTGAGACAGCAGAACCATCAGAAGAGGCCTTCAATCCCATGTCACAACTGGCCCGCAGG GTTCAGGGGGTTGGGGTGAAAGGTTGGCTGACAATGTCATCTCTGTTTAACAAAGAAGATGAAGACAAGCTGCTGCCACCGGAACCCTGTGCTGACCA TCCCCTCGCAGCACCGCCCTCCCCTCAGGCGGCGGAGGCCGAGGCGCGTGGGCCCGGCTTCTGGGACGCGTTCGCCAGCAGGTGGCAGCAGCAGCAAGTGGCGGCGGCATCCATGCTTCGCGGCGCCGAAGCCGCCAGGGAGCGGGACCCCGAGCCTGGGGACGAGTCAGCGGAGGAGGCCGCCGAGCACCCGGAGCCACGGGAGGCTGACCCGGCGGCCGGCTTCACGTGGGGCTTCCTCACCCACAAACTAGCCGAAATGAAGGTGAAGGCTGCACCCAAGGGCGACTAG